One Osmerus eperlanus chromosome 24, fOsmEpe2.1, whole genome shotgun sequence DNA window includes the following coding sequences:
- the mfsd8l1 gene encoding major facilitator superfamily domain-containing protein 8 yields the protein MDYRRKKKLTYFTIGLIFLLSGIEYAVILPTIWRYLQTLDAAPYFLGLSLSAFSLSGLLTGPLFGLWSDRTCATKKIILFANLFEIVGNFMYFMGYSKWLLLSSRLVAGIGTGAGSSIFGFLTRSTAPEDRSTVFAAVMACRQAGLLIGPAFNIFLRLCDFEMGPFLVNKYTAPGLFMCLLWILLQLAVVFMYWDIPPQETEDQSESVAEGDKEVVSREVEDMDGDDDEGKPLMGPHELLGSYGSVVTPDPQREQAAISNGDLSHISPPSSPPPELDVPSNPFKRFSMSREFLREEVVVLLTAQFITLFNQTALETMVTPLTQKYFNFGELENSVMYCICGVEVIAGFLFVRWLTKRAAERVVLAVGLILCNISCVWCLIFLANPQGGFAWQLAEFIIGVFLQVLGLPFVAVAQVSLFSKVTSEKTQGFSQGVRRSVGGLATILGPLWAGGLTSNLYVMLGVMMALLALLTIMLFFSYDRLVEPSVVEHADSSEDCG from the exons ATGGATTATCGGCGGAAAAAGAAGCTGACATACTTCACTATTGGATTGATCTTTCTTCTAAGTGGAATcgaatatg CCGTAATCTTGCCCACGATATGGAGATACTTGCAGACACTGGACGCGGCTCCCTACTTCCTGGGTCTGAGCCTATCAGCTTTCAGTCTGAGTGGTCTCCTCACTGGACCTCTATTTGGCCTCTGGTCCGACCGGACCTGTGCCACCAAGAAGATCATCCTATTCGCCAACCTCTTTGAGATAGTCG GCAACTTCATGTACTTCATGGGCTATTCCAAATGGCTCTTGCTGTCCAGCAGACTTGTGGCAG GAATAGGTACTGGTGCTGGTTCATCCATCTTTGGCTTCCTAACCCGAAGCACTGCCCCAGAAGACCGTTCCACTGTGTTCGCTGCAGTCATGGCATGTCGGCAGGCTGGCCTTCTGATTG GTCCAGCATTCAACATCTTCCTGAGGCTCTGTGATTTTGAGATGGGCCCGTTTCTGGTCAATAAGTACACCGCACCAGGG CTCTTCATGTGCCTGCTGTGGATCCTCCTTCAGCTGGCTGTGGTGTTCATGTACTGGGACATCCCACCCCAGGAGACAGAGGACCAAAGCGAGAGCGTAgcggagggagacaaagaggtgGTAtcgagagaggtggaggatatGGACGGGGATGACGACGAGGGGAAGCCCTTAATGGGGCCCCACGAGCTCCTGGGCTCCTACGGTTCGGTGGTCACCCCCGATCCACAGAGGGAGCAGGCGGCCATCTCCAACGGCGACCTGTCACACATCTCCCCGCCCTCCTCGCCGCCGCCTGAGTTGGACGTACCATCCAACCCCTTCAAGAGGTTCAGCATGAGCCGAG AGTTCCTTAGAGAAGAGGTGGTGGTTCTTCTAACCGCCCAGTTCATCACTCTCTTTAACCAGACAGCACTGGAG ACCATGGTGACCCCATTGACCCAGAAGTACTTCAACTTTGGTGAGCTGGAGAACAGTGTGATGTACTGTATCTGCGGCGTGGAGGTCATCGCTGGCTTCCTGTTTGTGCGCTGGCTGACCAAGCGAGCGGCTGAGAGGGTGGTGCTGGCTGTGGGCCTCATCCTGTGCAAtatctcctgtgtgtggtgtctcaTCTTCCTAGCCAATCCCCAAG GCGGCTTTGCTTGGCAGTTAGCAGAGTTCATCATCGGTGTATTCTTGCAGGTATTGGGACTGCCCTTTGTAGCCGTAGCCCAGGTGTCTCTTTTTTCCAAAGTCACTTCAGAGAAGACTCAAG gGTTCAGTCAAGGAGTCCGTCGCTCAGTGGGAGGTCTGGCGACAATCTTAGGGCCACTGTGGGCCGGGGGACTAACTAGTAATCTTTACGTCATGCTGGGGGTGATGATGGCTTTACTGGCACTGCTCACT ATAATGCTGTTCTTCTCCTATGACCGTCTGGTGGAGCCTAGTGTGGTGGAGCATGCCGACAGCTCTGAAGATTGTGGTTGA
- the polr2h gene encoding DNA-directed RNA polymerases I, II, and III subunit RPABC3, with protein MAGILFEDIFDVKDIDPDGKKFDRVSRLHCESESFKMDLILDVNIQIYPVDLGDKFRLVIASTLYEDGTPDDGEYNPQDDRPSRADQFDYVMYGKVYKIEGDETSTEAATRLSAYVSYGGLLMRLQGDANNLHGFEVDSRVYLLMKKLAF; from the exons aTGGCTGGAATTCTTTTTGAAGACATCTTTGACGTGAAGGACATTGACCCTGATGGCAAGAAATTTGACAGAG TCTCTCGTCTCCACTGTGAAAGTGAATCCTTCAAGATGGACCTCATTCTGGATGTGAACATTCAGATCTACCCCGTTGATCTTG GGGACAAATTCAGGTTGGTTATAGCCAGCACTTTATATGAGGATGGGACACCCGATGATGGAGAGTACAATCCACAGGACGATAGGCCGTCGAG GGCAGACCAGTTTGACTATGTGATGTATGGCAAAGTTTACAAAATTGAGGGTGATGAAACCTCTACAGAAGCAGCGACACGACT ctCAGCCTATGTGTCTTACGGAGGACTCCTCATGAGGTTGCAAGGAGATGCCAACAATCTGCATGGGTTTGAAGTGGACTCCAGAGTGTACCTTCTCATGAAGAAACTTGCTTTCTGA